From Microcystis aeruginosa NIES-2549, a single genomic window includes:
- a CDS encoding RNA methyltransferase encodes MSVDENNQSSPLDRLRIILVEPAGALNVGSTARIMRNMGLSRLIIVNPACDILAEEARRMAVHGIEVLENCSRVATLGEALQGCHRIIATTSKPRHLNTPLETPRTALPWLLTPNLESALIFGPEDRGLSNSELNHAQRFVGIPANPQYSSLNLAQAVAVCSYELYQMATENRLEPPVETLPNATFEALEGYYQHLESFLLKIGYLYPHTAAARMEKFRQFYHRARPTVEELALLRGIIGHIESIGQLFLGLDSLKGKKKNSPSDR; translated from the coding sequence ATGAGTGTAGATGAAAATAATCAGAGTTCCCCACTCGATCGCCTGAGAATTATTTTAGTTGAACCGGCCGGAGCCTTAAATGTGGGTTCCACTGCCAGAATTATGCGTAATATGGGCTTAAGTCGCTTAATTATCGTCAATCCCGCCTGTGATATCCTTGCAGAAGAAGCGCGACGCATGGCAGTACACGGAATTGAAGTCCTAGAAAACTGTTCACGGGTAGCCACCTTGGGGGAAGCTTTGCAGGGTTGTCATCGCATCATTGCCACCACCTCGAAACCCCGTCACCTGAATACTCCCCTCGAAACACCCCGGACCGCCTTACCCTGGTTACTCACCCCTAACCTGGAATCGGCCCTAATTTTCGGGCCAGAAGACCGGGGTTTAAGTAACAGCGAACTGAACCACGCCCAGCGTTTTGTCGGTATTCCCGCTAATCCTCAATATTCCTCCCTTAATCTCGCCCAAGCGGTGGCGGTTTGCTCCTACGAACTGTATCAAATGGCGACGGAAAATAGGCTCGAACCCCCGGTAGAAACGCTCCCTAATGCCACTTTTGAGGCTCTAGAAGGCTATTATCAGCACTTGGAGAGCTTTTTGCTCAAAATTGGCTATCTTTACCCCCACACCGCCGCCGCTAGGATGGAGAAATTCCGGCAATTTTATCATCGGGCCCGGCCCACGGTGGAGGAATTAGCCCTGCTGCGGGGCATTATCGGTCATATTGAAAGTATCGGGCAACTTTTTCTCGGTCTTGATAGTCTCAAGGGCAAGAAAAAAAATTCTCCTAGCGATCGATAA